From Drosophila suzukii chromosome 2R, CBGP_Dsuzu_IsoJpt1.0, whole genome shotgun sequence, a single genomic window includes:
- the Dp gene encoding transcription factor Dp isoform X2, whose protein sequence is MAHSTGGTVKADEVNFFFRDEHGQIAKMLKPAQSKSEVEGGKPVAVVYATGSSARNSGNASGIGNVGRMGAFSQMGSSNQGQFIRLQDNGLSIPKTEGTTYTTVSAQKTTGASSGLYDLPVKGERYVKFTPNPLKMKSKLHAIQSNSLHSMSASSSSVQRKRKPDKAGKGLRHFSMKVCEKVEEKGKTTYNEVADDLVSEEMKNNAYDNNCDQKNIRRRVYDALNVLMAINVISKDKKEIRWIGLPANSAEQFLALEEENSLRRERIKQKYEMLREMIMQHVAFKGLVERNKRNESQGVVPSPNASIQLPFIIVNTHKSTKINCSVTNDKSEYIFKFDKTFEMHDDIEVLKRMGFLLGLDKGECTPENIERVKAWVPPNLGKYVEAYGTGKTGETMYESDDEDNEFNGYLESANESQSFAQHSAQHTTDGEFKLEMDDDELEEEID, encoded by the exons ATGGCGCACTCGACGGGCGGTACGGTGAAGGCCGACGAGGTGAACTTCTTCTTCCGGGACGAGCACG gacaaatagccaagATGCTGAAGCCGGCGCAATCCAAGTCCGAAGTGGAGGGCGGAAAGCCCGTGGCCGTGGTCTACGCCACCGGCTCATCGGCGCGCAACAGCGGAAATGCCAGCGGCATTGGCAACGTGGGACGCATGGGCGCATTTAGTCAGATG GGTTCCAGCAATCAGGGGCAGTTTATACGGCTGCAGGACAACGGGCTGTCCATTCCAAAAACAGAAG GTACTACCTACACCACCGTTTCGGCGCAGAAAACAACAGGCGCAAGCAGTGGTCTCTATGACTTGCCAGTGAAGGGGGAGCGCTATGTGAAGTTTACGCCAAATCCCTTGAAAATGAAATCAAAACT CCATGCCATTCAGAGCAACTCCTTGCACTCCATGTCCGCCTCCTCATCGTCCGTACAAAGGAAACGCAAGCCGGACAAGGCCGGCAAGGGGTTGCGCCACTTCTCGATGAAGGTCTGCGAGAAGGTGGAGGAGAAGGGCAAGACCACCTACAACGAGGTGGCCGACGACCTGGTCAGCGAGGAGATGAAGAACAATGCGTACGACAACAACTGTGATCAAAAGAATATCCGACGTCGTGTCTACGATGCGCTCAACGTGCTGATGGCAATCAATGTTATCTCCAAGGACAAGAAGGAGATCCGCTGGATAGGGCTGCCCGCGAATTCGGCCGAG CAATTTCTGGCCCTGGAGGAGGAAAACAGTCTGCGCCGCGAGCGCATCAAGCAGAAATACGAAATGCTGCGCGAAATGATCATGCAGCATGTGGCGTTCAAGGGATTGGTCGAGCGGAACAAGCGGAACGAGAGCCAGGGCGTGGTGCCCTCCCCCAATGCCTCGATCCAGCTGCCGTTCATCATCGTGAACACGCACAAGTCCACCAAAATCAACTGCAGTGTGACCAACGACAA GTCCGAATACATATTCAAGTTCGACAAGACCTTCGAAATGCACGATGACATTGAGGTGCTCAAGCGAATGGGGTTCCTTTTGG GACTGGATAAGGGCGAGTGCACGCCGGAGAACATTGAACGAGTCAAGGCCTGGGTGCCGCCGAACCTCGGCAAATACGTGGAAG CCTACGGAACCGGCAAGACTGGCGAAACCATGTACGAATCGGACGACGAGGATAACGAGTTCAACGGGTACCTGGAGTCAGCCAACGAGTCCCAGAGCTTTGCACAACACTCGGCACAACACACCACCGATGGCGAGTTCAAGCTGGAGATGGATGATGACGAGCTCGAAGAGGAAATTGATTGA
- the Dp gene encoding transcription factor Dp isoform X1: MAHSTGGTVKADEVNFFFRDEHGQIAKMLKPAQSKSEVEGGKPVAVVYATGSSARNSGNASGIGNVGRMGAFSQMGSSNQGQFIRLQDNGLSIPKTEAGTTYTTVSAQKTTGASSGLYDLPVKGERYVKFTPNPLKMKSKLHAIQSNSLHSMSASSSSVQRKRKPDKAGKGLRHFSMKVCEKVEEKGKTTYNEVADDLVSEEMKNNAYDNNCDQKNIRRRVYDALNVLMAINVISKDKKEIRWIGLPANSAEQFLALEEENSLRRERIKQKYEMLREMIMQHVAFKGLVERNKRNESQGVVPSPNASIQLPFIIVNTHKSTKINCSVTNDKSEYIFKFDKTFEMHDDIEVLKRMGFLLGLDKGECTPENIERVKAWVPPNLGKYVEAYGTGKTGETMYESDDEDNEFNGYLESANESQSFAQHSAQHTTDGEFKLEMDDDELEEEID, from the exons ATGGCGCACTCGACGGGCGGTACGGTGAAGGCCGACGAGGTGAACTTCTTCTTCCGGGACGAGCACG gacaaatagccaagATGCTGAAGCCGGCGCAATCCAAGTCCGAAGTGGAGGGCGGAAAGCCCGTGGCCGTGGTCTACGCCACCGGCTCATCGGCGCGCAACAGCGGAAATGCCAGCGGCATTGGCAACGTGGGACGCATGGGCGCATTTAGTCAGATG GGTTCCAGCAATCAGGGGCAGTTTATACGGCTGCAGGACAACGGGCTGTCCATTCCAAAAACAGAAG CAGGTACTACCTACACCACCGTTTCGGCGCAGAAAACAACAGGCGCAAGCAGTGGTCTCTATGACTTGCCAGTGAAGGGGGAGCGCTATGTGAAGTTTACGCCAAATCCCTTGAAAATGAAATCAAAACT CCATGCCATTCAGAGCAACTCCTTGCACTCCATGTCCGCCTCCTCATCGTCCGTACAAAGGAAACGCAAGCCGGACAAGGCCGGCAAGGGGTTGCGCCACTTCTCGATGAAGGTCTGCGAGAAGGTGGAGGAGAAGGGCAAGACCACCTACAACGAGGTGGCCGACGACCTGGTCAGCGAGGAGATGAAGAACAATGCGTACGACAACAACTGTGATCAAAAGAATATCCGACGTCGTGTCTACGATGCGCTCAACGTGCTGATGGCAATCAATGTTATCTCCAAGGACAAGAAGGAGATCCGCTGGATAGGGCTGCCCGCGAATTCGGCCGAG CAATTTCTGGCCCTGGAGGAGGAAAACAGTCTGCGCCGCGAGCGCATCAAGCAGAAATACGAAATGCTGCGCGAAATGATCATGCAGCATGTGGCGTTCAAGGGATTGGTCGAGCGGAACAAGCGGAACGAGAGCCAGGGCGTGGTGCCCTCCCCCAATGCCTCGATCCAGCTGCCGTTCATCATCGTGAACACGCACAAGTCCACCAAAATCAACTGCAGTGTGACCAACGACAA GTCCGAATACATATTCAAGTTCGACAAGACCTTCGAAATGCACGATGACATTGAGGTGCTCAAGCGAATGGGGTTCCTTTTGG GACTGGATAAGGGCGAGTGCACGCCGGAGAACATTGAACGAGTCAAGGCCTGGGTGCCGCCGAACCTCGGCAAATACGTGGAAG CCTACGGAACCGGCAAGACTGGCGAAACCATGTACGAATCGGACGACGAGGATAACGAGTTCAACGGGTACCTGGAGTCAGCCAACGAGTCCCAGAGCTTTGCACAACACTCGGCACAACACACCACCGATGGCGAGTTCAAGCTGGAGATGGATGATGACGAGCTCGAAGAGGAAATTGATTGA
- the Fsn gene encoding F-box/SPRY domain-containing protein 1, which produces MVDPVAALCNYNVLEVIFSYLELDDLSHCSQVCKSWYHFLNDENSDVWRWHCLNKLPKEALKSDLLASVSTYKTKLRAYFHAWSPNDCSRNVYIKPNGFTLHRNPVAQSTDAARGKIGFRHGRHTWEVIWEGPLGTVAVIGISTKEAALQCHGYVALLGSDDQSWGWNLVENHLLHNGDMQGSYPLLNNAPKYQVGERIRVILDCEDNTLSFEKNYEFLGVAFRGLPDKKLYPTVSAVYGNTEVSMVYLGTPLDG; this is translated from the exons ATGGTCGACCCGGTGGCGGCGCTGTGCAACTACAATGTCCTGGAGGTGATCTTCTCATACCTGGAGCTGGACGACCTCAGCCACTGCTCGCAGGTGTGCAAGAGTTGGTACCACTTCCTCAACGACGAGAACAGCGACGTGTGGCGCTGGCACTGCCTGAACAAGCTGCCCAAGGAGGCCCTCAAGTCCGACCTGCTGGCCTCGGTCTCCACGTACAAGACGAAGCTGCGGGCGTACTTCCACGCCTGGAGCCCCAACGACTGCTCCCGGAATGTGTACATCAAGCCCAACGGGTTCACCCTGCATCG CAATCCCGTGGCGCAGAGCACAGATGCGGCCCGGGGCAAGATCGGGTTCCGCCACGGTCGGCACACTTGGGAGGTGATCTGGGAAGGACCGCTGGGCACCGTGGCCGTCATCGGTATATCCACCAAGGAGGCGGCGCTGCAGTGCCACGGCTATGTGGCCCTTCTCGGCTCCGACGACCAGAGCTGGGGCTGGAACCTGGTCGAGAACCACCTGCTGCACAATGGAGACATGCAGGGCAGCTACCCGCTGTTGAACAACGCGCCCAAGTACCAGGTGGGCGAGCGGATACGCGTCATTCTCGACTGCGAGGACAACACCCTGTCGTTCGAGAAGAACTACGAGTTCCTGGGCGTGGCCTTCCGAG GCCTGCCGGACAAGAAGCTCTATCCCACAGTATCCGCTGTCTACGGCAACACCGAGGTATCGATGGTCTACCTGGGCACCCCGTTGGACGGATAG
- the LOC108019799 gene encoding COP9 signalosome complex subunit 9 homolog, whose amino-acid sequence MDLNLKPSLAADEMFSEGPGYMEMDESGGATGMMMDHLPSNDKHVHSDFYNDFDDLFDDDNWAKMKSDPKQ is encoded by the exons ATGGATCTGAACCTGAAACCTTCCTTGGCTGCCGACGAAATGTTTTCCGAAGGCCCCGGCTACATGGAGATGGACGAG TCCGGCGGAGCTACAGGAATGATGATGGACCATCTGCCCTCGAACGATAAGCACGTCCACTCCGACTTCTACAATGATTTTGACGATCTGTTCGACGATGACAACTGGGCCAAGATGAAATCCGATCCCAAACAGTAg
- the LOC108019661 gene encoding UPF0587 protein CG4646: protein MVRVGLQISATLENVDKLETCHPDYSFFLKLKCSNCGEQSDKWHDITESERVQQDSRNAAGFNFFMKCKMCSRENSIDIVEKSNAPYTADDSGGFKTIVVFECRGAEPVDFSPRIGWRVSSSENGQQFEEVDLSEDDWVEYDQKNNNSVGIYEFSSKFTKLKK from the exons ATGGTGCGTGTGGGCCTCCAAATTTCCGCCACGCTGGAGAACGTGGACAAGCTGGAGACCTGTCATCCGGACTACTCCTTCTTCTTGAAACTGAAGTGCAGCAACTGCGGCGAGCAGTCGGACAAATGGCACGACATAACCGAGTCGGAGCGCGTGCAGCAGGATTCGCGCAATGCGGCCGGCTTTAACTTCTTCATGAAGTGCAAGATGTGCAGTCGCGAGAACAGCATCGACATCGTGGAGAAGTCGAACG CTCCTTACACGGCGGATGACTCCGGCGGATTCAAGACCATAGTGGTCTTCGAGTGCCGCGGCGCGGAGCCCGTGGATTTCTCGCCTCGCATCGGATGGCGGGTCTCATCCTCTGAGAATGGACAGCAGTTCGAGGAGGTAGATCTTTCCGAGGACGATTGGGTGGAGTACGACCAGAAGAACAACAACTCTGTGGGCATCTACGAGTTCTCCTCAAAGTTCACCAAGCTGAAGAAGTGA
- the LOC108019899 gene encoding organic cation transporter protein isoform X1: protein MSAPAAASVLDFDEILAEIGEFGRFQRLNYLLICLPVLFAAANSLSYVFTAGSPTYRCYVPGCDSLDHPDYGADWVSIAVPGSWSKRGHFTPSTCDRFMANGSRSVSESEPWRPWPLDQCSAENFTAETERCRQFVYGSSERTIVQQWGLQCQENLWKLAFVGTMHFAGLVLGTALSGYLADKYGRKHVFLICIVFMALTGVAQALSWDYTSFLVFALLNAVGTSGVYPLAFIIGVEMVGPRKREMSSIVLNYFYAVGEALLGLSVFLPDWRQLQLALSIPPLICVAYFWLVPESVRWLLARNRREQAGDIIRRAAKVNRRDISMELMASFKQQELEAETAPEYGAEGVLAERKDDKIWLAIKQVAGSRILMARYAILLLIWAVNAIVYYGLSLNATSLSGNKYLNFALVCLVEIPGYSLAWLFLRKLGRRLALSGSLLLCSITCVGSGFVTLAQEDWIPCQTGVEGRHSWSCANWLIVTLFLVGKLGITSSFAVIYTFTAEMMPTVIRSGGVGVMSTFARFGAMLAPFVPLLASYYEPLPLLLFGGLSMVAGLLSLLLPETFNRKLPDTVEEAIALGN from the exons ATGTCGGCTCCGGCGGCGGCGTCCGTCCTGGACTTTGACGAAATTCTCGCCGAGATAGGCGAGTTCGGGAGATTCCAGCGTCTGAACTATCTGCTcatctgcctgcctgtcttaTTCGCGGCCGCCAACAGCCTGTCGTATGTTTTTACGGCAGGATCGCCCACCTATCGGTGTTACGTGCCCGGCTGCGATAGTTTAGACCACCCGGATTATGGAGCAGATTGGGTCTCCATCGCCGTGCCTGGCAGCTGGAGCAAGCGGGGTCACTTCACACCATCCACATGCGATAGGTTCATGGCAAACGGAAGCCGCTCCGTATCCGAATCCGAACCTTGGAGACCGTGGCCCTTGGACCAGTGCTCCGCTGAGAATTTCACTGCGGAGACGGAGAGATGCCGACAGTTTGTATACGGCAGTTCGGAGCGCACAATTGTGCAGCAGTGGGGGCTGCAGTGCCAGGAGAATCTCTGGAAGCTGGCGTTCGTGGGCACGATGCACTTTGCTGGCCTGGTGCTGGGAACAGCCCTGTCCGGTTACCTGGCGGACAA ATACGGGCGTAAGCATGTCTTTTTGATCTGCATCGTGTTCATGGCCCTGACGGGAGTGGCGCAGGCGCTGTCCTGGGACTACACCAGTTTCCTGGTCTTCGCCCTGTTGAACGCGGTGGGCACTTCCGGCGTGTACCCGCTGGCCTTCATCATCGGCGTGGAGATGGTAGGGCCGCGGAAGCGCGAAATGTCCTCCATCGTGCTCAACTATTTTTACGCAGTGGGAGAGGCGCTCCTCGGACTGTCAGTTTTCCTGCCCGACTGGCGCCAACTGCAGCTCGCGCTTTCGATTCCGCCCCTTATCTGCGTGGCCTACTTCTGGTTGGTACCGGAGTCAGTTCGGTGGTTGCTGGCCCGTAATCGGCGGGAGCAGGCCGGCGACATCATCCGCCGGGCCGCGAAGGTAAATCGGCGAGACATATCCATGGAGCTGATGGCCAGCTTCAAGCAGCAGGAGCTGGAAGCGGAAACGGCGCCGGAGTACGGAGCCGAGGGTGTCCTGGCCGAGCGGAAGGACGATAAGATTTGGTTGGCCATCAAGCAGGTAGCGGGCTCTCGCATTTTGATGGCCAGATACGCCATTTTGCTTCTCATTTGGGCCGTCAATGCAATAGTCTACTATGGACTTTCGCTGAACGCGACCAGTCTGAGTGGCAACAAGTACCTCAACTTCGCTCTGGTCTGCCTGGTGGAGATCCCCGGCTACAGTCTAGCGTGG CTGTTCCTGCGGAAACTCGGCCGACGACTGGCCCTTTCAGGATCCTTGCTGCTCTGCTCTATCACGTGTGTAGGCAGCGGTTTCGTAACTCTGG CGCAAGAAGATTGGATTCCCTGCCAGACCGGAGTTGAAGGTAGACACTCATGGAGTT GTGCCAATTGGCTAATTGTGACGCTTTTCCTTGTCGGAAAACTGGGCATCACATCATCCTTTGCTGTCATATACACCTTTACTGCGGAAATGATGCCCACG GTTATTCGGAGCGGCGGCGTCGGTGTCATGTCCACATTTGCACGTTTTGGAGCAATGCTGGCACCTTTCGTGCCTCTTTTG GCATCGTATTACGAGCCGCTGCCTCTGCTGCTATTCGGGGGCTTATCAATGGTTGCTGGACTCCTCTCGCTTTTGCTCCCGGAAACCTTTAACCGGAAGCTGCCGGATACG GTGGAAGAGGCCATTGCTTTGGGGAATTAA
- the LOC108019899 gene encoding organic cation transporter protein isoform X2 has protein sequence MSAPAAASVLDFDEILAEIGEFGRFQRLNYLLICLPVLFAAANSLSYVFTAGSPTYRCYVPGCDSLDHPDYGADWVSIAVPGSWSKRGHFTPSTCDRFMANGSRSVSESEPWRPWPLDQCSAENFTAETERCRQFVYGSSERTIVQQWGLQCQENLWKLAFVGTMHFAGLVLGTALSGYLADKYGRKHVFLICIVFMALTGVAQALSWDYTSFLVFALLNAVGTSGVYPLAFIIGVEMVGPRKREMSSIVLNYFYAVGEALLGLSVFLPDWRQLQLALSIPPLICVAYFWLVPESVRWLLARNRREQAGDIIRRAAKVNRRDISMELMASFKQQELEAETAPEYGAEGVLAERKDDKIWLAIKQVAGSRILMARYAILLLIWAVNAIVYYGLSLNATSLSGNKYLNFALVCLVEIPGYSLAWLFLRKLGRRLALSGSLLLCSITCVGSGFVTLGANWLIVTLFLVGKLGITSSFAVIYTFTAEMMPTVIRSGGVGVMSTFARFGAMLAPFVPLLASYYEPLPLLLFGGLSMVAGLLSLLLPETFNRKLPDTVEEAIALGN, from the exons ATGTCGGCTCCGGCGGCGGCGTCCGTCCTGGACTTTGACGAAATTCTCGCCGAGATAGGCGAGTTCGGGAGATTCCAGCGTCTGAACTATCTGCTcatctgcctgcctgtcttaTTCGCGGCCGCCAACAGCCTGTCGTATGTTTTTACGGCAGGATCGCCCACCTATCGGTGTTACGTGCCCGGCTGCGATAGTTTAGACCACCCGGATTATGGAGCAGATTGGGTCTCCATCGCCGTGCCTGGCAGCTGGAGCAAGCGGGGTCACTTCACACCATCCACATGCGATAGGTTCATGGCAAACGGAAGCCGCTCCGTATCCGAATCCGAACCTTGGAGACCGTGGCCCTTGGACCAGTGCTCCGCTGAGAATTTCACTGCGGAGACGGAGAGATGCCGACAGTTTGTATACGGCAGTTCGGAGCGCACAATTGTGCAGCAGTGGGGGCTGCAGTGCCAGGAGAATCTCTGGAAGCTGGCGTTCGTGGGCACGATGCACTTTGCTGGCCTGGTGCTGGGAACAGCCCTGTCCGGTTACCTGGCGGACAA ATACGGGCGTAAGCATGTCTTTTTGATCTGCATCGTGTTCATGGCCCTGACGGGAGTGGCGCAGGCGCTGTCCTGGGACTACACCAGTTTCCTGGTCTTCGCCCTGTTGAACGCGGTGGGCACTTCCGGCGTGTACCCGCTGGCCTTCATCATCGGCGTGGAGATGGTAGGGCCGCGGAAGCGCGAAATGTCCTCCATCGTGCTCAACTATTTTTACGCAGTGGGAGAGGCGCTCCTCGGACTGTCAGTTTTCCTGCCCGACTGGCGCCAACTGCAGCTCGCGCTTTCGATTCCGCCCCTTATCTGCGTGGCCTACTTCTGGTTGGTACCGGAGTCAGTTCGGTGGTTGCTGGCCCGTAATCGGCGGGAGCAGGCCGGCGACATCATCCGCCGGGCCGCGAAGGTAAATCGGCGAGACATATCCATGGAGCTGATGGCCAGCTTCAAGCAGCAGGAGCTGGAAGCGGAAACGGCGCCGGAGTACGGAGCCGAGGGTGTCCTGGCCGAGCGGAAGGACGATAAGATTTGGTTGGCCATCAAGCAGGTAGCGGGCTCTCGCATTTTGATGGCCAGATACGCCATTTTGCTTCTCATTTGGGCCGTCAATGCAATAGTCTACTATGGACTTTCGCTGAACGCGACCAGTCTGAGTGGCAACAAGTACCTCAACTTCGCTCTGGTCTGCCTGGTGGAGATCCCCGGCTACAGTCTAGCGTGG CTGTTCCTGCGGAAACTCGGCCGACGACTGGCCCTTTCAGGATCCTTGCTGCTCTGCTCTATCACGTGTGTAGGCAGCGGTTTCGTAACTCTGG GTGCCAATTGGCTAATTGTGACGCTTTTCCTTGTCGGAAAACTGGGCATCACATCATCCTTTGCTGTCATATACACCTTTACTGCGGAAATGATGCCCACG GTTATTCGGAGCGGCGGCGTCGGTGTCATGTCCACATTTGCACGTTTTGGAGCAATGCTGGCACCTTTCGTGCCTCTTTTG GCATCGTATTACGAGCCGCTGCCTCTGCTGCTATTCGGGGGCTTATCAATGGTTGCTGGACTCCTCTCGCTTTTGCTCCCGGAAACCTTTAACCGGAAGCTGCCGGATACG GTGGAAGAGGCCATTGCTTTGGGGAATTAA
- the LOC108019899 gene encoding solute carrier family 22 member 4 isoform X3 produces the protein MSAPAAASVLDFDEILAEIGEFGRFQRLNYLLICLPVLFAAANSLSYVFTAGSPTYRCYVPGCDSLDHPDYGADWVSIAVPGSWSKRGHFTPSTCDRFMANGSRSVSESEPWRPWPLDQCSAENFTAETERCRQFVYGSSERTIVQQWGLQCQENLWKLAFVGTMHFAGLVLGTALSGYLADKYGRKHVFLICIVFMALTGVAQALSWDYTSFLVFALLNAVGTSGVYPLAFIIGVEMVGPRKREMSSIVLNYFYAVGEALLGLSVFLPDWRQLQLALSIPPLICVAYFWLVPESVRWLLARNRREQAGDIIRRAAKVNRRDISMELMASFKQQELEAETAPEYGAEGVLAERKDDKIWLAIKQVAGSRILMARYAILLLIWAVNAIVYYGLSLNATSLSGNKYLNFALVCLVEIPGYSLAW, from the exons ATGTCGGCTCCGGCGGCGGCGTCCGTCCTGGACTTTGACGAAATTCTCGCCGAGATAGGCGAGTTCGGGAGATTCCAGCGTCTGAACTATCTGCTcatctgcctgcctgtcttaTTCGCGGCCGCCAACAGCCTGTCGTATGTTTTTACGGCAGGATCGCCCACCTATCGGTGTTACGTGCCCGGCTGCGATAGTTTAGACCACCCGGATTATGGAGCAGATTGGGTCTCCATCGCCGTGCCTGGCAGCTGGAGCAAGCGGGGTCACTTCACACCATCCACATGCGATAGGTTCATGGCAAACGGAAGCCGCTCCGTATCCGAATCCGAACCTTGGAGACCGTGGCCCTTGGACCAGTGCTCCGCTGAGAATTTCACTGCGGAGACGGAGAGATGCCGACAGTTTGTATACGGCAGTTCGGAGCGCACAATTGTGCAGCAGTGGGGGCTGCAGTGCCAGGAGAATCTCTGGAAGCTGGCGTTCGTGGGCACGATGCACTTTGCTGGCCTGGTGCTGGGAACAGCCCTGTCCGGTTACCTGGCGGACAA ATACGGGCGTAAGCATGTCTTTTTGATCTGCATCGTGTTCATGGCCCTGACGGGAGTGGCGCAGGCGCTGTCCTGGGACTACACCAGTTTCCTGGTCTTCGCCCTGTTGAACGCGGTGGGCACTTCCGGCGTGTACCCGCTGGCCTTCATCATCGGCGTGGAGATGGTAGGGCCGCGGAAGCGCGAAATGTCCTCCATCGTGCTCAACTATTTTTACGCAGTGGGAGAGGCGCTCCTCGGACTGTCAGTTTTCCTGCCCGACTGGCGCCAACTGCAGCTCGCGCTTTCGATTCCGCCCCTTATCTGCGTGGCCTACTTCTGGTTGGTACCGGAGTCAGTTCGGTGGTTGCTGGCCCGTAATCGGCGGGAGCAGGCCGGCGACATCATCCGCCGGGCCGCGAAGGTAAATCGGCGAGACATATCCATGGAGCTGATGGCCAGCTTCAAGCAGCAGGAGCTGGAAGCGGAAACGGCGCCGGAGTACGGAGCCGAGGGTGTCCTGGCCGAGCGGAAGGACGATAAGATTTGGTTGGCCATCAAGCAGGTAGCGGGCTCTCGCATTTTGATGGCCAGATACGCCATTTTGCTTCTCATTTGGGCCGTCAATGCAATAGTCTACTATGGACTTTCGCTGAACGCGACCAGTCTGAGTGGCAACAAGTACCTCAACTTCGCTCTGGTCTGCCTGGTGGAGATCCCCGGCTACAGTCTAGCGTGG TAG
- the LOC108019901 gene encoding transmembrane protein 186 isoform X1 has product MLELLCRIRPAGLPWRSCVSIATTQPVHGRPLSTESAKKCDKSAAHDHAGFTEWRTVYSLPAIRIVAAFSRLKVYQAALTAAGTPIVFALGSAGQLSTDALAIYGTVGISGLVTLTLASYAASNLVGFVYVNEQQDLVKLAYVDFWGRRQETLLDVEDMLPSWEQGRPSRLRFVSPICLRSDPKKRYKLLNRFGHVSDPQLFEGLFGD; this is encoded by the exons A TGCTGGAGCTGCTGTGCAGGATCAGACCGGCAGGATTGCCATGGAGGAGCTGCGTGTCCATTGCTACCACTCAGCCGGTGCATGGACGACCCCTCTCCACGGAGTCTGCGAAAAAGTGCGACAAAAGTGCGGCCCACGACCACGCCGGATTCACAGAGTGGCGGACCGTCTACAGTCTGCCGGCCATAAGGATCGTGGCCGCATTCAGTAGGCTAAAGGTCTACCAGGCGGCACTCACAGCAGCCGGAACGCCCATTGTCTTTGCCCTGGGGAGCGCCGGACAGCTAAGCACGGATGCACTGGCCATTTACGGTACCGTGGGCATCTCCGGCCTGGTCACCCTCACACTCGCCAGCTACGCGGCCTCGAATCTCGTTGGCTTCGTCTACGTGAACGAGCAGCAGGATCTGGTCAAGTTGGCCTACGTGGACTTCTGGGGACGGCGACAGGAGACCCTGCTGGACGTCGAGGATATGCTGCCCAGCTGGGAGCAGGGACGCCCGTCCCGACTAAGATTTGTTTCGCCCATCTGCCTGCGAAGCGACCCCAAGAAGCGGTACAAGCTTCTAAATCGATTTGGCCATGTCAGCGATCCCCAGTTGTTCGAGGGCCTCTTCGGAGATTGA
- the AQP gene encoding aquaporin-11 has product MSTAALGVSALFMVGCCAIAQIARVVSRRVVTREGLVPILINEAIAAAELCACCFELIIVADNFGVSMYAVCLFLLTIWWGRVWGDASACPYTHMEDVVEGRTSFKEMALRSWAELMGGCCVYRVVQLFWWLELAETHRGRAFEACNADLQVSPYLGAVIEGVATLLCRLASKTISEKEPRFGSYIDSFIGTSLVVAAFNFSGGYFNPVLATALKWGCRGHSHLEHIIVYWIGACAGAVLSIPVFRIPAVRRILLGEEAGSKSKQE; this is encoded by the exons ATGTCGACGGCAGCTTTGGGGGTAAGTGCCCTTTTTATGGTGGGATGCTGTGCGATCGCCCAGATTGCTCGAGTGGTCAGCCGCCGAGTGGTGACCCGTGAGGGGCTGGTTCCGATCCTAATCAATGAGGCAATCGCCGCTGCCGAGCTATGCGCCTGCTGCTTTGAACTGATCATTG TGGCCGACAACTTTGGAGTGTCTATGTACGCCGTCTGCCTGTTCCTGCTGACCATCTGGTGGGGTCGCGTGTGGGGCGACGCCTCCGCCTGCCCGTACACCCACATGGAGGACGTGGTCGAGGGTCGCACCAGCTTCAAGGAGATGGCCCTGCGCAGTTGGGCAGAGCTGATGGGCGGCTGCTGTGTGTACCGGGTGGTGCAGCTCTTCTGGTGGCTGGAGCTGGCCGAGACTCACCGCGGACGGGCCTTTGAGGCCTGCAACGCCGACCTGCAGGTCAGCCCATATTTGGGCGCGGTCATCGAGGGCGTGGCCACGCTACTCTGCCGCCTGGCCTCGAAGACGATCAGCGAAAAGGAGCCGCGGTTCGGGAGCTACATTGATTCCTTTATTGGCACCAGTTTGGTGGTCGCAG CCTTCAACTTCTCTGGCGGATACTTCAATCCCGTCCTGGCCACGGCCCTCAAATGGGGCTGTCGCGGACACAGCCACCTGGAACACATCATCGTTTACTGGATTGGCGCATGTGCCGGTGCCGTGCTCTCCATTCCGGTTTTCAGGATCCCCGCAGTGCGGCGCATTCTACTCGGAGAAGAGGCGGGCTCGAAGTCGAAACAGGAATAA